One region of Azoarcus sp. CIB genomic DNA includes:
- a CDS encoding MaoC/PaaZ C-terminal domain-containing protein: MNVDRLLAWPFRDVVQTYTVRDTLLYALSVGFGGDPTDAGQLRYVYEKDLMVVPSMAVVLGHPGPYVTDPAAGIDFRKIVYGEQALELLRPLPTAATVRARERVVAILDKGRDKGTLLRTERHIVDDATGEPLAVLNATLMCRGDGGNGASHGEAGPAHAVPEGEPQRTTELATLPQAALLYRLNGDTNPLHADPELARRAGFERPILHGLCSYGLAVHALLKTWCDYDATRIASVRARFSAPVYPGETLVFESWRDGQTLSFRARSKERGVKVLDNGCALLR, translated from the coding sequence ATGAACGTCGATCGTCTGCTCGCATGGCCGTTCCGGGATGTGGTCCAGACCTATACGGTGCGGGATACCCTGCTGTACGCCCTCAGCGTGGGTTTTGGCGGCGATCCGACCGATGCCGGCCAATTGCGCTATGTATACGAAAAGGACCTGATGGTCGTGCCTAGCATGGCCGTGGTGCTGGGACATCCCGGCCCCTACGTAACCGATCCCGCTGCGGGCATCGACTTCCGCAAGATCGTCTATGGGGAACAGGCGCTGGAGCTGCTGCGTCCCCTGCCGACGGCGGCCACCGTGCGGGCGCGGGAGCGCGTCGTCGCGATCCTGGACAAGGGGCGCGACAAGGGAACGCTGCTGCGCACCGAGCGCCACATCGTCGACGACGCGACCGGTGAGCCCCTGGCGGTGCTGAACGCGACCCTGATGTGCCGCGGCGACGGTGGCAACGGTGCGTCCCACGGTGAAGCCGGTCCGGCGCACGCCGTGCCGGAGGGCGAACCCCAGCGCACGACCGAGCTGGCGACGCTGCCCCAGGCTGCATTGCTGTACCGCCTGAACGGCGACACCAACCCGCTCCATGCCGACCCCGAACTGGCCCGCCGGGCCGGCTTCGAGCGTCCCATCCTCCACGGACTGTGCAGCTACGGCCTGGCGGTCCATGCCCTGCTCAAGACCTGGTGCGACTACGACGCCACGCGCATCGCGAGTGTCCGCGCCCGCTTCTCGGCGCCCGTCTATCCGGGAGAAACGCTGGTCTTCGAAAGCTGGCGCGACGGGCAGACCTTGTCGTTTCGCGCCAGGAGCAAGGAACGGGGGGTGAAGGTTCTGGACAACGGTTGTGCCTTGCTGCGCTGA
- a CDS encoding SDR family NAD(P)-dependent oxidoreductase encodes MINPMSLEGQTIVVTGAAQGIGKAVADLAYGLGASLVLIDLQDELLRTAARDYAAERVMTCAGSVADGGFVNDAFDRAAARFGTLHGLVNSAGIIRPAMIEKMTDEQWRQVVDVNLTGSYYCVQAFGRAALAQIKAGQSARRSIVNISSDAGRMGTIGQINYSAAKSGMFGITMSAAREWAKHDIRSNAICFGVVETAMTETVRGEKFREGLLARIPMGRWSSVEEAAQPICFFLSQASSYITGQVISADGGGFMSA; translated from the coding sequence ATGATTAATCCAATGAGCCTGGAAGGTCAAACCATCGTCGTCACCGGTGCCGCCCAGGGTATCGGCAAGGCGGTCGCGGACCTGGCCTACGGGCTGGGCGCCTCCCTCGTGCTGATCGACCTGCAGGACGAACTCCTGCGGACGGCTGCCCGCGACTACGCGGCCGAGCGGGTGATGACCTGCGCCGGCAGTGTCGCTGACGGTGGTTTCGTCAATGACGCCTTCGACCGCGCTGCGGCGCGTTTCGGCACCTTGCACGGGCTGGTCAACAGTGCGGGCATCATCCGTCCGGCGATGATCGAGAAAATGACCGACGAGCAATGGCGGCAGGTCGTCGACGTCAATCTCACTGGCAGCTATTACTGCGTCCAGGCTTTCGGTCGCGCCGCCCTGGCGCAGATCAAGGCCGGCCAGTCGGCGCGGCGTTCCATAGTTAACATATCTTCCGATGCGGGGCGCATGGGGACGATCGGGCAGATCAACTACAGCGCCGCCAAGTCGGGAATGTTCGGGATCACCATGAGCGCCGCCCGCGAGTGGGCCAAGCACGACATCCGTTCCAACGCCATCTGCTTCGGGGTGGTCGAAACGGCGATGACGGAAACGGTGCGCGGAGAAAAATTCCGCGAGGGTCTGCTGGCACGCATCCCGATGGGGCGCTGGTCGTCCGTCGAGGAAGCCGCCCAACCGATCTGCTTCTTCCTGTCCCAGGCTTCGTCCTACATCACCGGCCAGGTGATCTCCGCCGATGGCGGCGGATTCATGAGCGCCTGA
- a CDS encoding SDR family oxidoreductase produces MEEEMSTNSYRSVFRPGLFAGQVAIVTGGGSGIGRCTAHELASLGARVAIVGRDAEKLQKVRGELLDGGADAEIYACDIRDEEGVRELVAGVIKRFGRIDHLVNNAGGQYATPLERISKNGWEAVISANLTGGFLMARECYLQWMQEHGGAIVNMAADMWNGMPEMAHSGAARAGMVNFTMTAALEWGAANVRVNAVAPGLVFSSGVDSYPPAIQERLLRFKNDVPLGRTGTEAEVSAAIVFLLSEGAAYISGATICIDGAFAMATPNYTLPARKTTSPVYDGFHLSTPPKLARG; encoded by the coding sequence ATGGAGGAAGAGATGAGTACAAATTCATATCGTTCGGTTTTCCGTCCCGGCCTGTTTGCCGGGCAGGTGGCCATCGTCACCGGCGGCGGCAGCGGCATCGGCCGTTGCACGGCCCATGAACTGGCGTCCTTGGGCGCGAGGGTCGCCATTGTCGGACGCGATGCCGAGAAGCTTCAGAAAGTCCGCGGCGAACTGTTGGATGGCGGGGCGGATGCCGAGATTTATGCCTGCGACATCCGCGACGAGGAGGGTGTGCGCGAACTCGTCGCCGGCGTGATCAAGCGCTTCGGCCGTATCGACCACCTGGTCAACAACGCTGGCGGCCAATATGCGACGCCGTTGGAACGCATCTCGAAAAATGGCTGGGAGGCGGTCATCAGCGCCAACCTCACTGGCGGCTTCCTGATGGCCCGGGAATGCTATCTGCAGTGGATGCAGGAGCATGGCGGCGCGATCGTGAATATGGCTGCCGACATGTGGAACGGCATGCCCGAGATGGCCCATTCCGGCGCGGCCCGGGCCGGAATGGTCAATTTCACCATGACCGCCGCGCTGGAGTGGGGTGCCGCCAACGTGCGCGTCAACGCGGTTGCGCCGGGTCTGGTGTTCTCGTCCGGCGTCGATAGCTATCCGCCGGCCATCCAGGAGCGGCTGCTGCGCTTCAAGAACGACGTGCCGCTGGGGCGTACGGGGACCGAGGCCGAAGTGTCGGCAGCCATCGTCTTCCTGCTGTCCGAGGGCGCCGCCTACATTTCCGGCGCGACGATCTGCATCGACGGTGCCTTCGCCATGGCCACGCCCAATTACACCCTGCCGGCGAGGAAAACCACCTCGCCCGTCTATGACGGATTCCATCTGTCTACGCCGCCCAAGCTGGCGAGGGGGTGA
- a CDS encoding enoyl-CoA hydratase/isomerase family protein, which yields MLGQHVSPADADAVLYALDSHGVVTVSLNRPASRNAIDDELVDGLLAALARVENEPAARCVVLASTHDKVFSAGGNLKGFAAEESLLDKHARNGRFPGVIEAMMKLKVPILCALSGHALAGGMGLAMACDLVLAKEGIRVGTPEINVGVFPFMISTLMLRNIPRKRVSELVFLGDQLTAEEALELGIVNRVVAADRFAETVTDWSQRLAAKSPLMLKLGKRALFETQDLSLESALVLLQHYLTLAQGTDDVKEGVTAFMEKRPPVWRGA from the coding sequence ATGCTCGGACAACATGTTTCCCCGGCTGACGCCGATGCGGTCCTGTACGCCCTGGACAGCCACGGGGTGGTGACCGTTTCGCTCAACCGGCCGGCGTCGCGCAACGCCATCGACGACGAACTGGTCGATGGTCTCCTCGCGGCGCTGGCGCGGGTCGAGAACGAGCCGGCGGCGCGCTGCGTCGTGCTCGCCTCGACCCATGACAAGGTCTTTTCCGCCGGCGGCAATCTCAAGGGCTTCGCCGCCGAGGAAAGCCTCCTCGACAAGCACGCCCGCAACGGCCGCTTCCCCGGCGTCATCGAAGCGATGATGAAGCTCAAGGTGCCGATCCTGTGCGCCTTGAGCGGCCATGCCCTGGCCGGAGGTATGGGGCTGGCGATGGCCTGCGATCTGGTGCTCGCCAAGGAAGGCATCCGCGTCGGCACCCCGGAGATCAACGTGGGCGTCTTCCCGTTCATGATTTCCACGCTGATGCTGCGCAACATCCCGCGCAAGCGGGTGTCGGAGCTGGTTTTCCTCGGCGATCAATTGACCGCCGAGGAGGCGCTGGAACTCGGCATCGTTAACCGGGTGGTCGCCGCTGATCGCTTCGCCGAAACGGTGACCGACTGGTCGCAACGGCTGGCCGCCAAATCTCCCTTGATGCTCAAGCTGGGCAAGCGGGCCCTTTTCGAAACCCAGGATCTGTCCCTGGAGAGTGCGCTCGTCCTGTTGCAGCACTACCTGACGCTGGCTCAGGGCACGGATGACGTGAAGGAGGGCGTGACCGCCTTCATGGAAAAGCGTCCGCCGGTCTGGCGCGGTGCATGA
- a CDS encoding 3-oxoacyl-ACP reductase family protein, translating into MSSTKGKTEMTQKVAFVSGSGRGIGRAIAIALAESGHAVAVGDLREPEGNETVELIRKGGGKALFVPLDVADSASVQAALKRAVDELGAVDVLVNNAGWDELKPFTATDEAFWQKVVDINYLGTLRLIHAVLPGMLERKWGRIISISSDAARVGSSFEAVYSGAKGAIISFTKTLAREVARKGVTANSVCPGPTRTPGFESVVDPTNAKLLESMVKSVPLGRLGEPEDIAAAVVYLASERAGYVTGQTLSVSGGLTMA; encoded by the coding sequence ATGTCATCAACCAAAGGAAAAACCGAAATGACTCAAAAAGTAGCGTTTGTAAGTGGATCCGGGCGGGGCATCGGCCGCGCGATTGCAATTGCCCTGGCGGAAAGCGGCCATGCCGTCGCGGTGGGCGACCTGCGCGAGCCCGAAGGCAACGAAACGGTCGAGTTGATCCGCAAGGGCGGCGGCAAGGCCTTGTTCGTGCCGCTCGATGTGGCCGATTCGGCGTCGGTGCAGGCCGCGCTGAAGCGGGCCGTGGATGAACTGGGGGCGGTCGACGTGCTGGTGAACAACGCCGGCTGGGATGAGCTGAAGCCCTTTACCGCCACCGACGAGGCGTTTTGGCAGAAAGTGGTCGATATCAACTACCTCGGGACCTTGCGCCTGATCCATGCGGTCCTGCCCGGCATGCTGGAGCGCAAGTGGGGGCGGATCATCAGCATCAGTTCGGATGCCGCCCGGGTGGGATCTTCCTTCGAGGCCGTCTATTCCGGCGCCAAGGGCGCGATCATTTCCTTCACCAAGACGCTGGCGCGGGAAGTGGCGCGCAAGGGCGTGACCGCCAATTCGGTGTGCCCCGGCCCGACCCGGACGCCGGGGTTCGAGTCGGTGGTGGACCCGACCAACGCCAAGCTGCTCGAATCCATGGTCAAGTCCGTGCCCCTCGGCCGCCTCGGCGAGCCGGAGGACATCGCCGCCGCGGTGGTCTACCTGGCTTCCGAACGGGCCGGCTACGTGACGGGGCAGACGCTGTCCGTCAGTGGCGGGCTGACGATGGCCTGA